GGCTTTATGGCGGAGTTGCAAGTGCAGGAAGCCATCGAAGAGATTCCGAGCTACATGAACGGCGGCGCGCGCCTCGAAGAGCGCATGATGCTTGAAGTCAACGTGCGGCGCGGCGACGACCAAGAGCCGTCTCTCACGCTGCACGCGCTGAACGATGTCGTGGTCGGCAGAGGCGGCTCCGCGCGGCTGCTGGACATCCTGACGACCATTGACGGAGTAATCCTGACGAGCTACCGCGCCGATGCGGTCATCGTATCCACGGCGACCGGCAGCACGGGTTACGCGCTCTCCGCAGGCGGGCCGATAATGTATCCGGAAACGAAGGCGATGCTCATTCAGCCTGTCGCGGCGCACACGGGCTTGCGCAGCGGCTTGATTTTGCCGGACACAACAACATTGGAATTGCAGGCAAGCGACGGACACGAGGCGCAATTGGTCGTGGATGGATTCACGGACACGTTACTGCGCGGCGGGGACCGCGTAACGATTCGTAGGAGCGAGTATGTTACTCGCTTTCTGCGCCGCCATGCGTCGACAGCCTTCTACGCCGCACTCACGCGCCGCACATTCGGCATGGACACGCCGTCGTACAGCCCGCCGCCTGCGACATAGCAGCGCATTGACACCGCGCACCTTTTTCCATGGCGGTTTATAGTCAAGTAGTCCCATACATCCGGAAAGGTATAAGATATGCAGCCGGAAGAGCAGATTGCCAGCCGAGAAATCTACGACGGCAAGATAATCAAGGTGCGCGTTGACGACATCCTGATGCGCAACGGCAACCAGTCCGTGCGCGAAGTCGTTGACCACGCGAACGCGGTCGTCATCGTGCCAATCGACGACGATGGCAATGTGCATCTCGTGCGCCAGTATAGATACGCGGCGCAGCAAAACGTGCTTGAAGCGCCCGCCGGACTCGTCGAAACGGGCGAAGACCCGGACGACTGCGCCCAACGCGAGATGGCGGAAGAGATAGGCTACGCATCGCGCAATCTCCGCATACTTGGGGGATTCTGGTCGTCCCCCGGCTTCTGCACCGAGTTCATGTACGCCTACCTCGCCAAGGACCTCGTGCCACGCAGCCTTCAGCCAGACGACGACGAAGACATTCAGGTGGAAAAAGTGCCGCTGTCGCGCATCCCGCAGCTCATAAGGCTAGGCGAAATCCAAGACGCCAAGACCATCGCCGCCCTTCTAATGGCAACCTGCATCTTCAACGCCTAGCTGTCCCGTGTTGAGTCCTCCAATACACGGGCTGGTAAAGTCCCTTCTCTCCAGGGGACTAGGGGAATTCTAGGGTGGGCGGTAGGCTAACATTAAGCCGCGCCTTGAAACCCCAACCCACACTGCTATACTAACCCGACGACCAATGAACTGATTTACTATTCTGGAGGAATTCCCATGCCCACTCTCGAAGAGTTATTCGCCCAAGTTGACGAACAACGAGAGGAAATTATCGCCCTCGAACAGGCGCTAGTGCGCATTCCTTCCGTGAACACCGGCATCATGCCGACCGGCGACGAAACACCTGTCTGCGAGTATGTGCGCGACTGGCTTGCCGAAGACGGCATAAAGTCCGAAATCCTTGCACGCGTACCCAATCGCGGCAATATCATCGCCCGAATCGAAGGCGCGAACCCGGAAGCGGGACTGATGTTCATGTCGCACACCGATGTCGTGCCGGTCGAAGAGGAGGACAAGTGGCGATTCCCGCCGTTCAGCGCGACCATCGCGGACGGCAGGATATTCGGACGCGGCGCGACCGACTGCAAGGGCTTACTCACAGCACAGATGTACGCAATGCGGCTTTTGATGCGCAACGGCATCAAATTGCAAGATAGCCTGATACTCGCGTCCGGGGCGGACGAAGAGCACGGCGGTCGATACGGCTTCGGCTGGCTTGCGGAAAACTATCCCGAAAAAATTCGCGCGCCATTCGCGGTCAACGAAGGCGGCGGCACGCCCATCGATTCTCCGAGCGGACTGACATATCTTCTTGGTACAGGCGAAAAGGGACGCCTCCAAGTCGAGATCGACATCAAGGGTACGAGCGCGCACGCGTCCGTGCCGTGGCAGGGCAGCAACGCGCTGTACACGCTGCACCGCATTCTGAAGCGCATCGAAGACTACGAACCGGAGCGCGACACATCAACCAGCCTGTTCGAGCACCTGTCGGTCTTCGCCATCGAGCACAAGCCGTCTGCGGAGAACATCGACGACATTATCGCTGAAATGGAGCCGTTGAACCCCCGCTTCGCCTCGCTGATGCGCGCGCTGTCGCGAATGACGCTGACGCCCACGATGATTAACGGCGGCATCAAGTCCAACAGCGTGCCGGAGTCTATACGCCTGACCTGCGATGTGCGCACGCTGCCGCATCAGAGCGACGACTACCTGCGCGAGCAGCTCGACATGATACTCGAAGGCATCCCCAATACGACATACGAGATAGATTACATGGCAGTGCCCAACTCGTCCGCTTTCGAGACACGGCTCGGCAGGAGTATCCGGCACGCGACGGCGGCGGCGCTCGGCGTTGACGACATCCAATGGGTGCCGGCAATCAGCACGGGCTTCACGGACTCGCGCTTCCTACGGCCGTTGGGCACGATAACCTACGGCTTCGTCGGTTCGCACCCGGACGACGACCCAATGCTAGACCATGTACACGGCACCGACGAATCCGTAGGCATCAGCAGCCTAATCAGCGGCACAAAGATAATGCTCGCCTTGGCCATCGACGTCCTCAACGGCGAGTAAATCTCCGCTAAAGCGATGGCCGGAGTTTCTTAGTATCATTCCAAGATGAACGACTTCTACATAATCGAACAGATAGATGAAATCGAAACCATAGCAGCTAGTAGTTCTATCCGTGATAATCGGCGGTTGCGTAGAGCGTATGGACAAGGCAGATGGCGCAAGCTAAAAGGGACTACGACGGCAATCCTGCCGGATGGTACAATACGCCTTGTAGAAGTTCATTGGTATGAAGCTCACGGCATCGGAAGACGCGAGTTCAAAATAAAGCGCATACTTGACTAGCAGACAGGACCCCTCAATGAACACAAAATACGTCGTTTGCGTCAAAAACCAAGACTACCCCGCCTCGCTCGAAGTCGGCAAAATCTATCGAACGCTGCCCGACGACGGCGCAACAAAGCATGGGCTACTTCGTGTCATAGATGAATCCACCGAGGATTACCTCTACCCCGACGCCTTCTTCATCCCCATCGAACTGACCGCAGAGATAGAGAAGGCACTTTCATTCTGACCCGCGCCCACGAGAACCACCTTATTCAGGCAGCCGATTAGACGCTTGCCTAGCTGACCTTGGCGAGCTTGGTGAAGCTGCGGAGTTCTTTGGGCGGGTCCATTCGGCTGCCGCGGATGGTGTACGAGACCTCGCCGACGTATATATTCCCGTGGCTGTCAACTCCCATGCCGTGCGGAGCTATGAACGCGCCCGACTCCACGCCCTCGTCGTCCGCGCCTAGCAGTGCGAGTCGTCTGCCGCTGTTGTCGTAGATACTCACGCGGTGTCCATGTCGAGGCGGCGTAGGGTCGGCCTGGGTCGCGCCGGGTAGTTCACCCACGTATATATTGCCGTCCGGCCCGATGGTCATGCCGTTGGGCATATGTATATTGTTCCAAACGTCCAGCACGTTTCCGTCTCCGTCGAAGACCTGTATCCGGTGCGCCTCGCGGTCCGCGACCAGCACGCGGTCGTCGTTGTCCACCGCGATGTTGTGTGGGCGCAGGAACTCGCCCGGATCGATGCCAGGTCCGCCCCAGCTCTTCACATACTCGCCGTCGCCCGTGTACTTGTGGATGTTGAAGTTGCCGTAGCCGTCGGAAATGTATATGTGGCCGGTCTTCCTGGACACCGCCGCGTGGGTGGGCCTGTTGAACGGCTCTCCCTTCCATATTTCCGAGGACACGCCTGACGTCCCGATGGTCATTAGCAGTTCGCCCTCGCGGGTGAATTTGGTGATAGTGTGTATGCCGTCGTCCACACAGTAGATGGTGTCCTCCGGACCGACGTATATGCCGTGCGTACGGTTGCCGAATATGCCCTTCCCGAATCCGCGCACGAAGCCGCCGTCCTGTCCGAACACCATAACCGGGTAGTCCGGATTCCGGCTGAACGCGTAAACATCGTCCTGCGAGTCCACCGCCACGCCCGGCGTCTCGATAAGCCTCGCGCCCTCCGGCATCTTATGCCAGTCAATTATGTGCTCATACCTGAAGTCGCCTTCACCGATTATCGCGCCCATGCCAGCGCCTCCTTGCAATGCAATCTGCTTAGTGTTCACGTCGGATACTACTTCAGCCGCGCCATGTAGTCAAACGGGAGTAATCATCAAGCGCGCCTCTGCCGTAATCGCCCACCACCGCCAAGTATTCCTCGGCTTCGGCGACAGTCCTCAAGCCTATTCGCACCAGCTCATGGTCATCGACAATCACCAGCCTAATGGATTTCATTCGTCCTCCTCGGTGTGCGAACACGGCAAAATTGCGGCGCTGATTATACACCATCACCCCACTCCCGCAAACCACCCAATAGTCCGAATGTACCATAGGGCATAGTCCATTCGGACTATACGACATAGTACGTCGCGCCCGCAAAAATAGTACATGAAATAGTCCATTTGGACTATATGCAAAACACCAGACCTCCCCTACGCTTGCCCGCATGCACTCACACGGACAAAAGGAGGTGCCAGAAAAAACATATTCTCAAAATCACGACTTGTCATCGTGTCCGGCGATTAGTGCGTATGTCGGCAAAAGGCAAACTTTACACTGGCAAAGACGAGGAGGTTCTAATAATGACTAAGTTCTTCATAATAAGCGCGGTCGCTTTCGCTATCGTGATGAGCATGGCAATTTTCACGACCGCTTGGGCATCCAATAATCACCCAGAGGAAGACAAAGCATTTGACTGCGATCTGAAAACCGAAAGGCCTCACAGTTCGACCGCTTGGGACCAAGTTTCCGTGAAAGGTTTCACAAGATGTGAAACTTCGAAAGACATTCTAGTCGTAGAAACAACTCTTTATGTCAAATCAGGCGGGAGCTTCATTTCCCTAGGTCCTCCAAGTAGTCGAACAGTACATAACAGTAGGTATTCCGGTAAAGTTCGTGACGAAACAGGTCCTTGCCAGGACGGCACCTACATGGGTTTAAGCAAGCACATTATCATTGACGGTGACGCAACAAGAGTAATGTTCACTCAAAATATAAGATACGTAACTTGCTCTTGAAAGCCATTTCGTTCGACCTATCTTGCTTGTGACTCATGAAGTTTAATTGGTAATTGAATGGATTGAAGTGTTAGCATGGTATATCCCATCTAGACTTCAATCCATTCGCCTATGAATACGAAAAATGACATCGGTTTCCGGCGTTTTTCTTACAAAGGATGAAAGATATGGATACTTTCTTCTTGGAAGATAGTGCAGGTTACCACCATAGCGTTACGGAATGGAATCCAAACTATCACGAGGATGGACTCGATGAAAGGGCCACAGCCTTACTAAGATCACCAGTTGGCAGAGCCTTCATCGCCATCTCCGCCGCAACTGGTTTCACGCCCGACCAACTCACCGAACCTGCCACAGCCTTGTACATAGCGGCACAGGCAGCAGATGACATCGAGCTGTACCATACGAAGATTGATCGACAGAAAGAAATGCGATTCCTGCGCGAAGAAGCACCACGACACTTCCGCTTGGCGCGCCAAATCCTCACCCACCCCGACGCCGCGTGGTGGTTCGCCCCGTTAGACCTCCACAACCAGATTTGGGTATCTGAAGACCATAGCCCGCCTAATCAGCAGCCCAGCGAACCATCATGGATACACTCAGATCCACGGCGAAACCTTTGGGCATTCATAACCTCCACATCCACCGCCGACACAGCGTCCATGCTCGCTGCCGTCGATCTGCAAATCTGCGACATTGGCTATGGCTACCACGAATACGCCAGTCCACCTTTCGCCTTATGGCACATGAAGCCCAAACTCGACGCCCGCATATTCGAGATTGATAGCCCGCACGCATGGCACGAACTCTGTGTAAATTACCGTCACCGGGCCAAATATCCTCTCCAAGACATAGTGTACTCCGACCTCGACATGGACTCATATCTCGAACCCGACTGGTCAAAAGTCGCAGAAGACTGGGACGCCGTTCATCTCACGCTAGGCGGCTTACTCACATCCCATCAGGTCGCCGTTAAATCGAAAGACTTCTGGACATACCACCACGGCTGGGACGCCGAGCAAACATGGTGGCTCCGCTGGGTATTCACAGAACACGAGCGACTCCACGACAACACCCCTACATTCCAAATCAAAGAAATCCTAGAAGATAAGTCCATCTACCGATTTATGCGTGGCTGGACATAGACCCACAATGCCGCCCACCTGGACCCGGTTACGGAGAATAGCAGTCATGTCCACAACGCTCTTCCTTGAGGCTTTCGGACGGCTATCCGGCCCAGCGACTATCGATTCCCGGGAAGAAGACCTCCACAGCGTCTTCAGAGAACGAGCCGAATTGATGCACTGGGCAACCACATACAACGACCACCCTCTGCTATGGTCAATGGAGGAAGCAGAGATAACCGCCGACACTGACCCACATCGTATCGGATGGGTGCAGGTCGGGCTGGATGTCAATGACTTTGAGCCGGCCCGACCATCCTCTGGTCCCGTTCAAGGTTGGGCTTATGCGCCGCTTGCGGTACACCGACGCGCCATAGAACCGTCTCTTGCGCTGCCGGCATTGGTTCAGTGCTTCCACGACGCACTCAGTCGGTTTGGAATCGTAGATATGGAAGGCATCCAGGTGACAGTTAGTTACCTGGACGCCGAACCACAGCCCTGCCTTGGCTACCTTGTGTCCGTGTTAAACTGGTTCAATACGGCAGCTGACACAAGAGCCGAGGCGATAGTTGCCTTCGACGAGAATTTCCTTGGAGGACATGCAGAGGCAGAGTTGTTAGGCAACCTACAGTGGAGGAACACCGGACAGTTTGATTTCGGACCTGTAGTTACCGCGCCTGGGCAACATTCCATTAGAATAGGAGCTGAAACCCCAATACGCTCCATATCTCCTGCACGTTCGGGCCTCGGCATATCGGTTACGTTGCCCGAATGGACGCCGAGTGCGGCGGGATGGGTGCTCGCCAGTGTGGTCGATGCGGCACGACTCATCAATCCGAACGCAACCGACTTCGCGCTTCGGCTGACACGGGTTCAAGGCTAAGCCTGTCCTGAATTTGCCGAAGGATTAGGGGGTGAGCAGGACAAAATTTCCTCCCCATCCTGTCCATCCCTGTCAGCCCCCACTCCCACGCCCCAACACCACCCGCGCCCGCTCCTCCTGCACCTGCACAATCGCCGACCCGCCAAGATGCCCGATCCCAGCCGCAACCGCCGCCACATACTTCTGGTCCACCGCAGCCGCGATGTCCGCAGGCACATCCACCTCGCGCGCAAGCTCCGTCGCCAGCCGCACATCCTTCGCGTCGGACCGCACGAACGCATGCCCCGCCGGCTCGAAATTCCTGTCGAACACCGCCTCATACCTCGGCAACTTCGGACTCGACGCCGACCCCGCAGCCATCACCGTCGCCAGCGTCTCCAGTTCCACCCCCGCCTTCAGCCCAATCGTAAGCGCCTCCGCCACCACGCTGAAAGTCGTATGCGCCACAAGATTGTTGCACAGCTTCACGGTCGCCCCCGCTCCCACAGGCCCGCAATGATAGATAAGCTCCGGGTCCCCAATCGCCTCAAGCACAGGCATCACCCGCTCCAGCGTATCCGGGTCGCCCCCCGCCATCACCGTCAACACTCCCCGGTCCGCCGAATCCGACCCCGACCCCTTGCTCACCGGCGCGTCAATATACTCCACGCCCCTCTCCGCGCATATCGCGTGCAACTTACGCACCATGCTCGGCGAGTTCGTCGCCAGATCGATATACACAGAGCCCGCCGCAGCCCCATCCAGCACGCCCTGCTCCCCGTTCACCACCGCCTCCACCTCCAGCGGCCCCGGCAGCGATCCCATCACCACGTCGCATGCCCGCGCAACCTCCGCCGGCGTCTCAGCCCACGTCGCGCCCGCCTCCAGCAAGTCCGTCGCCGCCGCCCGCCGAATGTCATGCACCGTAGTCCGATGCCCGGCATTCACCACGCACAACGCCATCGGCTTCCCGATATTCCCCAGCCCAATAAACCCCACATTCATCCTATCCCCTCCATCCTGTTCATCCATGTCAGTCCCCGTTCCGGTAACGCCCATAGCGCTCCACAATCTCTGAATTCAGCACAGCCCCCAAACCTGCGCCCTTCGGCATCCACAGCCTGCCCGATTCCACCCGCTCGTATGGCAGCACCACCTCAGCCCGCCAGTCCGTCTCATACACCGCGTGCTCCAGGTGAATCGCCCCCGGCATCGCCGCCGTCGCATGCCCGCCCCCGATCAGCGACACCGGCCCCGTCGGGCTGTGCAGCGACACATCGCCGCCCGCAGCCATCGCCGCCAGTCCCGCCGCGCGCGCCTCCGCAAGACCTCCGCAATGCTTCACGTCCGGCATCACCACATTCAGCGCCCCGCACTCCACAACCGCCCCGAAGAACTCGCGCCCATACCCCGACTCGCCGCCCGCCGTTATCATCGACACCTCGCCAGCGATAGCCGCCAGCCCCTCCGCATCCTTCGTCGGCTCAACCGGCTCCTCGAACCAGCCTATATTCGACTTCGCAAGCTGCTCCGCCACAAGCGGCGCAGTATGCCGCTCGAACCTGCTGTGGCAATCGACAAGCACAGTAACATCATCGCCGACCGCAGCCCTCACAGCAGCCACCCGCTCGATCCCCGGCCCTGCCTCATCCAGAATCTTCTCACGAGTCGATGGCGGCCCCACCCCATCGAACGGCGCGCACTTCACTATCGTAAATCCCTTCGACACAGCCAGTTCCGCAGCCCTCCCGAACGACGCAGGCGACCTGTCCCGAGTCAGCAAGTGCCTGTTGATATTCGCGTACAGCAATATGCTCTCCTGAGGCGTCCCTCCAAGCTCCTCGGTCAGCGTTACGCCCTTCTTCCGCGCGCTCAACTCACTCACCGCGCTACGCAGCCCGCTCATCGCAGTCGCCAGCGCCATATTCCCCTGCATATCCGCCACCGCAAATCCCAGCATCCCCTCCACATCACCCTCGCCGGCAATCTCGCGCCCCCTCAGCCGGCCCACGAACTCCGCCGTCAGCCGCACCGCCTCAGCCGTATTTCCCCCACAAGTAAGCTCCGCAAGCCCTATCACACCGTCCTCGTCATACACCTCCACGAACGTCCACGTCGTAGCCTCCGAAACCACCACCTCCGCAAATCGCACCCTCTCAATCTTAATCATCCTATCCATCCTGTTCATCCTGTTAGTTAAACCCCGGCAAGCAATCTCATCGTCCGCATCCTCGACTCCGCATCATCCCCCACGGTAACGACACTCCCCAGAACCTCATCCGCTCCCCACTCCTGCATCTCGCGCACCCTCAGCGCGACCGTCTCTTCGTCCCCCGCCAGCAGCACCGAGTCCACCATCTCGTCCGTCCAGCCGCTCTCCTCCGACCCGGGAAATCCGGACGCCGCAAACATCCGCGCATAGAACGGAATATACGGGAAATACCCCAACTGCTCCCGCACCGCATCCCGAGCGCCCGCAACATCCTCAGTAACGCACACCGCCGCGTGCACCACCAGCGGCGGCTTCTCCCCGCCCGCGCCCTCTGCGGCAGCCCTCATCGCGGGCAGCGCCGTATCCCGCACATAAGGATGCGGGCACACCCAGCTTATCGCGCCAATCCCCTCCGCGCCGCACATCTCGAACGACCGCGGCCTCAGCGCCGACGCCATCACCGCCACCTGCGTAGGGGCAGGCAGTTCCGCCTTCGCCACAATCTGTTCCCCCTGAAAATCAATCTCGCCCGTCTCCAGCAGCCCCTTCAGCACCCGCACATACTCCGTCAGATGACCCAGCGGAGCCTCGAACCCCACGCCGAAAGTCTCCTGCATCGCTTGCAGATGGCCCGGCCCGACGCCAAGCCGCAGCCGACCGGGTGCGATCGAGTCAATCGTCTGCGCCTGCCGCGCCGCCGTTATCGGATGCCGCGACCAAGTCTGCATTATCGAAGTGCCCAGCTTAATGCTCTCCGTCTGCGCCGCCGCCACCGCCAGCGCCGTCAGCACATCCCCCGCATCGCCGCCCGAAGTCAGCCACGCCGCCTTCACACCCACGCTCTCCGCCTCCACCACCGCATCAATCACCGACTGAGCATCCGGAGCCGGAATCGCGATTCCAATAGTATTGTCACTCATAATTGCGACACCCCTCATTCAAAATCCTTGCTACAATACCTGTGCATTTCAGGCGCGCAAGCGCGCGCCGCAGCGATTATAGCACGCTCTTTTCGCGAATTTTCCACCTGCACTGAACGCATCTTCCAATCTTCAAGATACAGCAATTTTCAATCGACTAATCACAGAAATCCGACATAAGGAGGCTCTTCGATGAGCGCTACGTATCTGGTCCCAAGTATCCAACTGCCAAAGAGTATCCCATCCAACGATACAGTGAGGAGACGCTTATCAACTCTCAAAAGCATAATCCATCGACTCTGAACACTCTTCTCAGGCTCTTAGCATACCTGAAATCCCAATGGCGCTGGCTGGCAGTAGGACTACTGTCCTCGCTTAGCCTCGCCCTCTTATGGCTGATTCCTCCCTACCTCGCAAGCATCGTTATTGATCGTGCTATCCCCAGCCGCGACGCCGATCTTCTCTTACGCTTGACACTCGCACTACTGGGCCTCGGAGTATTGATAGTCATACTGTCAATCGCCGAATCATATTCCCTTGAACGCGCCGGCCAGGCAGTTATTCGCAACCTCCGCATAGGCTTCTTCAATGCCGTCCAAAATCAGTCTTACAGGTTCTTTATCCATAACGAACGAGGCGCAGTAAACTCCAGAATGTGGAACGATGTTGGAGAAGTCCAGTGGGTTGTGAGAGGGGCGCTGGCGGACGTGGCAAGCTCGGTCCTGCTCATCGCCGTTACTCTCGCCTTCATGTTCACCTGGAATTGGGAGCTTAGCCTACTGCTTCTGGGCTTCGTGCCATTAACCTTCAGCATCGGCTACGTCATTGCAAAATGGAGAGAAAGAATCGCCTATAGGATCGCTGGGTGGTTTGACGAGAACTCTTCCTTCATCAGCGACCGGTTGGACATAGACGGCACCATCTTGCTGAACGGAGTTGGCTACGACAAATCGATAGACACCCGCAAATTCTCCGCAATAACCTTGAGGCTCCACGGCCTGTTTGCAAGACAGGATATGGCAAACGGGGCGATGGCGACAGTCGCCGCTTCCCTCCCATTGATCGGCTCGGCGATTCTGTACCTTTACGGTGGGTTCGGAGTTATTGAAGGCGCGATGACGTTAGGTGTTCTGATCGCGTTCTTGGCTCTCTGGATGAGGATCATCGGGCCGATCACCAACCTGGCCACATTCCATGCTGAGTTCGCCGCAACAATCGTACACCTCAGACGAGTCTTTGAGTGGATCGACTTGGAACCTGAAGTCCGAGACGCCCCGGACGCAATCGAATTACCGTCGGCCAAAGGCATCGTTTCAGTCAGAAACGCCTCTGTGGACTACCAGACCGGCAAGCCCGTAATTTCCAACTTGTCCTTCGACTTTCAGCCCGGCAAGATGACGGCCATCGTCGGTAGAAGCGGAGCGGGCAAGACTACCCTCACTCACCTGATTCTGAGATTCTACGACCCAACTTCCGGCAATATTCAGATCGACGACCACGATCTTCGTTCAGTCAAACTGTCCTCACTCCGCCGACACCTCAGCCTCGTACCTCAGGACAGCGCCGTATTCAATACTACCGTCAGGGAGAATCTCCTCATCGCAAGCCCCAATACTACACACAGAGATATGGTGAATGCTTGTAAAGCTGCGCAGCTCCATGAATTGCTGGTCAATCTCCCGAACGGCTATGACACCGTTGTCGGTCAATTCGGATACAGGCTCTCCGGCGGCGAGAGGCAACGACTGGCCATAGCGCGCGTCATACTCAAGCAACCCCGCATCGTCATTTTGGACGAACCCACGTCATCCCTAGACGGGATCACCGAACGCGCAATCAAGGACGCCCTGGACAGCACACTATTCCGAAACGCGACCACAATAGTCATCGCCCATCGCCTCTCCACCGTCCTCAACGCCGAATCTATCTTAGTCATGGACGAAGGCAAGCTTATAGACTCCGGCAATCATGAAGACCTTATCACGAGGTGCGACCTGTACAAACGGCTCTACCACGAACAATTCGCACCACAATCCTCTCGCGATCCTGTGCATCCTGTTTGACTCACCCCTTGACAACCCACTCCCTCCACCCCTATAATCCGAACATATGATTTCACAACTGGAACGCCCAACCAAAGAGCACACCGCCCACAGCGACTTCGCCGAGTCGCTCAAGCAGGCCGTCATCGAACAGACCGACAACGGCAGGCGCATCATCCAAAGCGTCACCTCCATCATGGAAGGCGACGCTCCCAACTGCACGCCCTGGCACCAACTCGAAGCCGCCAAGCTCCTACACAAGCTCGGCATCGGCAATACCCCGACCGCCAACCATAAGCCCCCTCTCCCCGCGGGAGTGGACTTGGGTGACGGGACCCATAACATCCCTTCCCCCTTTATGACGGAAGAGCCTGCCCCTAGCGAAAGCAGGGGTCATGATGGCGGTGAAGATTCGCCACCATCCTTGTCAGACGAGCAGACCAAGTTCAACAACAAGCTCATCCGCCAGATAAGGGTGGACACCGGCGATGGCGCATCCATCGTCAAGTACCTCGTAGAGATAATGGAAGGCGAAGACCCCTCCACAAAGGGCAGGGACAGGCTGGAAGCGATAAAGATGCTCCTGGGCATCTGCCTCAACAGCCCGTCATTCCCCGACGCCGAGTTCATGCTGCAATCCGCCCGCTGCCACCCCGACTGCTTCTGCGTCTGCGAGAACCTGCCCGAAGACCACCCGCAGGTCGTGAAGGTGCACACCCCTCTCACTGAGGAGCAGCGTCAGCGTCTTGCAGAGCAGCAGGCACAGCAGGAAGAGTGGGACAGGCGCACCGACGAGGTGATAGAGCGCAAGAAGCGCGCAGACAAGGAATGGAAACTGGAGCAGTTCCACAGCCCCGAAGCAAAGGCAGACCGCCGCATCGAGCGAGAGGAGCAGCGAAAGCGCCGTCAGCAAAAGCGCGAGC
Above is a genomic segment from Chloroflexota bacterium containing:
- a CDS encoding LLM class flavin-dependent oxidoreductase; amino-acid sequence: MRGVAIMSDNTIGIAIPAPDAQSVIDAVVEAESVGVKAAWLTSGGDAGDVLTALAVAAAQTESIKLGTSIMQTWSRHPITAARQAQTIDSIAPGRLRLGVGPGHLQAMQETFGVGFEAPLGHLTEYVRVLKGLLETGEIDFQGEQIVAKAELPAPTQVAVMASALRPRSFEMCGAEGIGAISWVCPHPYVRDTALPAMRAAAEGAGGEKPPLVVHAAVCVTEDVAGARDAVREQLGYFPYIPFYARMFAASGFPGSEESGWTDEMVDSVLLAGDEETVALRVREMQEWGADEVLGSVVTVGDDAESRMRTMRLLAGV
- a CDS encoding NUDIX hydrolase, encoding MQPEEQIASREIYDGKIIKVRVDDILMRNGNQSVREVVDHANAVVIVPIDDDGNVHLVRQYRYAAQQNVLEAPAGLVETGEDPDDCAQREMAEEIGYASRNLRILGGFWSSPGFCTEFMYAYLAKDLVPRSLQPDDDEDIQVEKVPLSRIPQLIRLGEIQDAKTIAALLMATCIFNA
- a CDS encoding NAD(P)-dependent oxidoreductase; amino-acid sequence: MGVTGTGTDMDEQDGGDRMNVGFIGLGNIGKPMALCVVNAGHRTTVHDIRRAAATDLLEAGATWAETPAEVARACDVVMGSLPGPLEVEAVVNGEQGVLDGAAAGSVYIDLATNSPSMVRKLHAICAERGVEYIDAPVSKGSGSDSADRGVLTVMAGGDPDTLERVMPVLEAIGDPELIYHCGPVGAGATVKLCNNLVAHTTFSVVAEALTIGLKAGVELETLATVMAAGSASSPKLPRYEAVFDRNFEPAGHAFVRSDAKDVRLATELAREVDVPADIAAAVDQKYVAAVAAGIGHLGGSAIVQVQEERARVVLGRGSGG
- a CDS encoding ABC transporter ATP-binding protein encodes the protein MTLALLGLGVLIVILSIAESYSLERAGQAVIRNLRIGFFNAVQNQSYRFFIHNERGAVNSRMWNDVGEVQWVVRGALADVASSVLLIAVTLAFMFTWNWELSLLLLGFVPLTFSIGYVIAKWRERIAYRIAGWFDENSSFISDRLDIDGTILLNGVGYDKSIDTRKFSAITLRLHGLFARQDMANGAMATVAASLPLIGSAILYLYGGFGVIEGAMTLGVLIAFLALWMRIIGPITNLATFHAEFAATIVHLRRVFEWIDLEPEVRDAPDAIELPSAKGIVSVRNASVDYQTGKPVISNLSFDFQPGKMTAIVGRSGAGKTTLTHLILRFYDPTSGNIQIDDHDLRSVKLSSLRRHLSLVPQDSAVFNTTVRENLLIASPNTTHRDMVNACKAAQLHELLVNLPNGYDTVVGQFGYRLSGGERQRLAIARVILKQPRIVILDEPTSSLDGITERAIKDALDSTLFRNATTIVIAHRLSTVLNAESILVMDEGKLIDSGNHEDLITRCDLYKRLYHEQFAPQSSRDPVHPV
- a CDS encoding M20/M25/M40 family metallo-hydrolase; the encoded protein is MPTLEELFAQVDEQREEIIALEQALVRIPSVNTGIMPTGDETPVCEYVRDWLAEDGIKSEILARVPNRGNIIARIEGANPEAGLMFMSHTDVVPVEEEDKWRFPPFSATIADGRIFGRGATDCKGLLTAQMYAMRLLMRNGIKLQDSLILASGADEEHGGRYGFGWLAENYPEKIRAPFAVNEGGGTPIDSPSGLTYLLGTGEKGRLQVEIDIKGTSAHASVPWQGSNALYTLHRILKRIEDYEPERDTSTSLFEHLSVFAIEHKPSAENIDDIIAEMEPLNPRFASLMRALSRMTLTPTMINGGIKSNSVPESIRLTCDVRTLPHQSDDYLREQLDMILEGIPNTTYEIDYMAVPNSSAFETRLGRSIRHATAAALGVDDIQWVPAISTGFTDSRFLRPLGTITYGFVGSHPDDDPMLDHVHGTDESVGISSLISGTKIMLALAIDVLNGE
- a CDS encoding NAD(+)/NADH kinase, which produces MTTSRCLIGFVYNAQHATALQMTKSVMNALGLGEDCWLSAAEDLDSMRPVLHDTRFIVVAGGDGTILRVVRTTAEYGVPLVGINMGRIGFMAELQVQEAIEEIPSYMNGGARLEERMMLEVNVRRGDDQEPSLTLHALNDVVVGRGGSARLLDILTTIDGVILTSYRADAVIVSTATGSTGYALSAGGPIMYPETKAMLIQPVAAHTGLRSGLILPDTTTLELQASDGHEAQLVVDGFTDTLLRGGDRVTIRRSEYVTRFLRRHASTAFYAALTRRTFGMDTPSYSPPPAT
- a CDS encoding response regulator transcription factor; protein product: MKSIRLVIVDDHELVRIGLRTVAEAEEYLAVVGDYGRGALDDYSRLTTWRG